A region from the Mesorhizobium sp. J8 genome encodes:
- a CDS encoding lysophospholipid acyltransferase family protein, which translates to MLKLKLRERRFPELSYANPHQPVLTRWFIHSVEGLSGRDRFAVLYDFWRRQVVPTGDRVFSRMLELIDVKVRNAVQWPPAVLPDTPLVIVANHPFGIGDGIAVLSLVEQLGRPFRVMIHKDLLRIREMEPYSLPIDFSETKDALKNNMAVRHEAVRLLKEGVTIVVFPAGGVATAPKGFGRAVDLPWKMFPAKLIQDAKASVIPMHFSGQNGRLFHLVSGPMNMAERDNRVAKFIGKASLTLRTSLLIREFARLSGKAIEVRIGDVLTWSELEPLRDRKALLDRLYRAVFDLATPSAQRGRVPFLQKRMRKAA; encoded by the coding sequence ATGCTCAAATTGAAACTGCGGGAAAGACGTTTTCCCGAGCTCTCCTATGCCAATCCGCATCAGCCGGTGCTGACGCGCTGGTTCATCCATTCCGTCGAGGGCCTCTCGGGGCGCGACCGCTTCGCCGTGCTTTACGATTTCTGGCGCCGCCAGGTGGTGCCGACCGGCGACCGGGTGTTCAGCCGCATGCTGGAACTGATCGACGTCAAGGTCCGCAACGCCGTGCAATGGCCGCCGGCAGTACTGCCGGACACGCCGCTGGTCATCGTCGCCAACCATCCCTTCGGCATCGGCGACGGCATTGCGGTACTGTCGCTCGTCGAGCAGCTCGGCCGTCCGTTTCGGGTGATGATCCACAAGGATCTGCTCAGGATCCGCGAGATGGAGCCCTATTCGCTGCCGATCGATTTTTCCGAGACCAAGGACGCGCTGAAGAACAACATGGCGGTGCGCCACGAAGCCGTGCGGCTGCTGAAGGAAGGCGTCACCATCGTCGTCTTCCCGGCCGGCGGCGTCGCCACGGCGCCGAAGGGTTTCGGCCGCGCCGTCGACCTGCCGTGGAAGATGTTCCCGGCCAAGCTGATCCAGGACGCCAAGGCGTCCGTCATCCCGATGCATTTCTCCGGCCAGAACGGCCGCCTGTTCCACCTCGTCAGCGGTCCGATGAACATGGCCGAGCGCGACAACCGCGTGGCGAAGTTCATCGGCAAGGCATCGCTGACGCTGCGCACCTCCTTGCTGATCCGGGAATTCGCCCGCCTGTCGGGGAAGGCGATCGAGGTGCGCATCGGCGACGTGCTGACATGGAGCGAGCTCGAGCCGCTGCGCGACCGCAAGGCGCTGCTCGACCGCCTCTATCGCGCCGTCTTCGACCTGGCGACGCCTTCTGCGCAGCGTGGCCGCGTGCCATTCCTGCAAAAGCGTATGCGCAAGGCGGCCTGA
- the blaOXA gene encoding class D beta-lactamase, which translates to MRQMDRYPFIFAIVLFLLAWMLGLPVRAQSAPLNEVHCTLIQDAQSGATLYQDGVCDQRVSPASTFKVPLALIGYDAGILSDQHTPSWDYKPEFKAAKRDRKTVDPTIWERDSIVWYSREITRRLGAETFAGYVSKLGYGNKDVTGDAGKDNGLTQSWINSSLAISPVEQTAFLRQLLAGKMPVSGKAHEMTRAILPTFAAGNWTVQGKTGSTRIGQDGKRSLGWFVGWAEKDGRRIVFARLVVDAKRTDKPKGLATRAMFLKDLPGLIK; encoded by the coding sequence ATGCGCCAGATGGACCGCTATCCCTTCATTTTTGCCATCGTCCTTTTCCTTCTGGCCTGGATGCTGGGCTTGCCGGTGCGGGCGCAATCGGCGCCGCTCAACGAGGTCCACTGCACGCTGATCCAGGACGCGCAAAGCGGTGCAACACTTTACCAGGACGGCGTCTGCGATCAGCGCGTCAGCCCGGCCTCGACCTTCAAGGTGCCGCTCGCGCTGATCGGCTACGATGCCGGCATCCTGAGCGACCAGCACACGCCGAGCTGGGACTACAAGCCGGAGTTCAAGGCGGCGAAGCGTGACCGGAAGACCGTCGATCCGACGATCTGGGAGCGCGATTCCATCGTCTGGTACTCGCGCGAGATCACGCGGCGGCTCGGCGCCGAGACGTTCGCCGGCTACGTGTCGAAACTCGGCTATGGCAACAAGGACGTCACGGGCGATGCCGGCAAGGACAACGGGCTGACGCAATCCTGGATCAATTCCTCGCTCGCAATATCGCCCGTCGAGCAGACGGCGTTCCTGCGCCAGCTGCTCGCCGGCAAGATGCCGGTGTCGGGGAAGGCGCATGAGATGACGAGAGCGATCCTGCCGACCTTCGCGGCAGGGAACTGGACGGTGCAGGGCAAGACCGGCAGCACCAGGATCGGCCAGGACGGCAAGCGCTCGCTCGGCTGGTTCGTCGGCTGGGCCGAGAAGGACGGCCGCCGCATCGTCTTTGCAAGACTGGTCGTCGACGCCAAGCGCACCGACAAGCCGAAGGGGCTTGCGACGCGGGCGATGTTCCTGAAGGACTTGCCCGGCCTCATCAAGTAG
- the recJ gene encoding single-stranded-DNA-specific exonuclease RecJ, protein MTGEKRFFLDVRQSATGVSWEHRLTERQDMAALAIAQGHGVPDIVARVLAGRGVSVEQTGRFLDPTIRELLPNPASLTDMEKAAARLADAIVAREKVAIFGDYDVDGAASSALLKRFLTHFSVPSEIYIPDRIFEGYGPNPEAMRELISRGAKLIVTVDCGTNSAASIEAAREAGADVVVLDHHQVGGPLPPAAAVVNPNREDDLSGQGHLCAAGVVFLCLVQTAKVLRERLPNAAPVDLLSLLDLVALATVCDVVPLTGVNRAFVVKGLQVLRQQKNEGLAALARVSRIGEPINTFHLSFLIGPRINAGGRIGDAALGSRLLATDDPVEAASIAETLDRLNQERQQMEQEMLAQARAEADAELAGGNGPAVIVTASNSWHPGIVGLIASRLKDYARRPAFAIAFNSTGIGTGSGRSVTGFDLGRLVREAAAAGLIVKGGGHAMAAGITVERARLGELRAFFEERAAADVFRLQNEESLAIDGALAAEGATIALLDALEKAGPFGAGHIAPVFVLPRHRLADARAIGTNHIRVDLQSQSGGNIQAIAFRAVDTALGEFLFKNRGRTVHVAGSLSGNYWNGNRTVQFRISDAALA, encoded by the coding sequence ATGACGGGCGAGAAACGGTTCTTCCTCGATGTCAGGCAGTCGGCGACGGGTGTTTCCTGGGAACACCGGCTGACCGAGCGACAGGACATGGCCGCCTTGGCCATCGCGCAGGGCCACGGCGTGCCGGACATTGTGGCGCGGGTACTCGCCGGGCGCGGCGTCAGCGTCGAACAGACCGGGCGCTTTCTCGATCCGACCATCCGCGAGCTTCTGCCGAATCCCGCATCGTTGACCGACATGGAGAAAGCGGCGGCGCGGCTGGCGGACGCGATCGTCGCGCGTGAGAAGGTGGCGATCTTCGGCGACTATGACGTCGACGGCGCCGCCTCATCGGCGCTCCTGAAACGCTTCCTCACGCATTTTTCCGTGCCGTCCGAAATCTATATCCCGGACCGCATCTTCGAAGGCTATGGGCCCAATCCGGAGGCGATGCGGGAGCTGATCTCGCGCGGCGCAAAGCTGATCGTCACCGTCGATTGCGGCACCAACAGCGCGGCCTCGATCGAGGCCGCGAGGGAAGCGGGCGCCGACGTCGTGGTGCTCGACCATCACCAGGTCGGCGGCCCGCTGCCGCCGGCGGCGGCCGTGGTCAATCCCAATCGCGAGGACGACCTGTCGGGGCAGGGACATCTTTGCGCCGCCGGCGTCGTTTTCCTGTGTCTTGTCCAGACGGCCAAGGTGCTGCGCGAAAGGCTGCCGAACGCCGCGCCGGTCGACCTGCTTTCGCTGCTCGACCTCGTCGCCCTGGCGACGGTCTGCGACGTGGTCCCGCTCACGGGCGTCAACCGCGCCTTCGTCGTCAAGGGACTGCAGGTGTTGCGCCAGCAGAAGAATGAGGGGCTGGCGGCGCTGGCGCGGGTCTCGCGCATCGGCGAGCCGATCAACACCTTCCATCTCTCCTTCCTGATCGGGCCGCGCATCAATGCCGGCGGCCGCATCGGCGATGCCGCGCTCGGCAGCCGGCTCTTGGCCACCGACGATCCCGTCGAGGCGGCAAGCATCGCTGAGACGCTCGACCGGCTGAATCAGGAACGGCAGCAGATGGAGCAGGAGATGCTGGCGCAGGCGCGCGCCGAGGCCGATGCGGAGCTTGCCGGCGGCAACGGTCCCGCCGTCATCGTCACGGCCAGCAACAGCTGGCATCCGGGCATCGTCGGGCTGATCGCCTCGCGGCTCAAGGATTACGCGCGCCGGCCGGCCTTCGCCATCGCCTTCAATTCGACCGGCATCGGCACGGGCTCCGGCCGTTCGGTGACCGGCTTCGATCTCGGCCGGCTGGTGCGCGAGGCAGCCGCCGCCGGGCTGATCGTCAAGGGCGGCGGCCACGCGATGGCCGCCGGCATCACCGTCGAGCGCGCCAGGCTCGGCGAGCTGCGCGCCTTCTTCGAGGAGCGGGCCGCAGCGGACGTGTTCCGGCTGCAGAACGAGGAAAGCCTGGCGATCGATGGCGCCCTGGCCGCCGAGGGCGCCACGATCGCGCTGCTCGACGCGCTCGAGAAAGCCGGCCCGTTCGGCGCCGGGCATATCGCGCCGGTGTTCGTGCTGCCGCGGCATCGGCTGGCCGACGCGCGCGCGATCGGCACCAACCACATCCGGGTGGACCTGCAGTCGCAAAGCGGCGGCAACATCCAAGCCATAGCGTTCCGCGCCGTCGATACCGCTCTCGGCGAATTCTTGTTCAAGAACCGGGGCAGAACCGTGCACGTCGCAGGTTCGCTGTCGGGCAATTACTGGAACGGCAACCGCACAGTGCAGTTTCGCATCAGCGATGCGGCCCTGGCTTGA
- a CDS encoding LysR substrate-binding domain-containing protein translates to MKRGRLPLTALRSFETAGRHLSFSRAAEELYVSQAAISRQIRELETFLGRPLFLRLHRRVELTDAGHRLLDRLIRSFDDIDRVLSELTASPAQAVVRVSVEPSLAAVWLVPRLNRFRQLRPDIDVSLEVDPRPIEFRSDQPELALRFSAHATSWPRTEAERLASTVDSPVLSPALLASGPPLEKPIDLRHYTLLHEENRQGWARWFQAADVPADAVPARGPMLADVSLSKQAALLGHGVALGDLLQVGEELASGTLIKPFDIDVASGAYWLVARSLRDLTEPARAFADWIRSEFAETRESA, encoded by the coding sequence ATGAAGCGTGGCCGACTGCCGCTCACGGCGCTCAGGAGCTTCGAGACGGCCGGCCGGCATTTGAGCTTCAGCCGGGCGGCCGAGGAGCTTTACGTCTCGCAGGCCGCGATCAGCCGGCAGATCCGCGAGCTTGAGACGTTTCTGGGCAGGCCGCTGTTTCTGCGTCTCCATCGCCGCGTCGAGCTGACGGACGCGGGACATCGGCTGCTCGACCGATTGATCAGAAGCTTCGACGACATCGACCGCGTGCTTTCCGAGCTCACGGCCTCGCCCGCCCAAGCCGTGGTCCGCGTCAGCGTCGAGCCGTCGCTTGCCGCCGTATGGCTGGTGCCGCGGCTCAACCGCTTTCGTCAATTGCGACCGGACATCGATGTGTCCCTCGAGGTCGATCCACGGCCGATCGAATTCCGCAGCGATCAGCCTGAGCTCGCCTTGCGTTTCAGCGCACACGCCACCTCATGGCCGCGCACAGAGGCCGAGCGCCTGGCCTCGACCGTCGATTCTCCGGTCCTGTCGCCGGCGCTGCTCGCCTCCGGCCCTCCCCTGGAAAAGCCCATCGACCTTCGCCATTACACGCTGCTGCATGAGGAAAACCGCCAGGGTTGGGCGCGGTGGTTCCAGGCGGCAGACGTGCCTGCCGATGCAGTGCCAGCGCGCGGTCCGATGCTCGCCGATGTCTCGCTTTCGAAGCAGGCTGCGCTGCTCGGACACGGCGTGGCGCTCGGCGATCTCCTGCAGGTCGGCGAGGAGCTCGCTTCGGGGACTTTGATCAAGCCGTTCGATATCGATGTCGCTTCCGGCGCCTATTGGCTGGTGGCCAGGAGCCTTAGGGATCTGACGGAGCCTGCCAGGGCGTTCGCCGACTGGATCCGAAGCGAATTCGCCGAGACCAGGGAATCGGCCTAA
- a CDS encoding iron-sulfur cluster assembly scaffold protein, with the protein MIDDVYNAKILGFAGNIGRIGRLDQPDATARAHSKLCGSTVTVDLKMDGDVVTDFAHDVKACALGQASSSIMARHVVGASAAELRAVRETMLKMLKENGAPPEGRFADLKYLEPVRDYKARHASTMLTFDAVVDAIGQIEKKRAGQAA; encoded by the coding sequence ATGATCGACGACGTCTACAATGCGAAAATTCTCGGCTTCGCCGGAAACATCGGGCGTATCGGCCGTCTCGATCAGCCCGACGCGACCGCCAGGGCGCATTCCAAATTGTGCGGCTCGACCGTCACCGTTGACCTCAAGATGGATGGCGACGTGGTGACCGATTTCGCCCATGACGTGAAGGCATGCGCGCTCGGCCAGGCTTCGTCCTCGATCATGGCTCGGCATGTGGTCGGCGCCAGCGCCGCCGAATTGCGCGCCGTGCGCGAAACCATGCTGAAGATGCTGAAGGAAAACGGTGCGCCGCCGGAAGGCCGCTTCGCCGACCTCAAATATCTGGAGCCGGTGCGCGACTATAAGGCGCGCCACGCTTCCACCATGCTGACCTTCGACGCGGTGGTCGACGCGATCGGCCAGATCGAGAAGAAGCGCGCCGGACAGGCGGCCTGA
- a CDS encoding nitroreductase translates to MASPIIDFLLTRNSAPIPDLKEPGPSDAEIATMIAAASRVPDHGRLEPWRFILYRGEARVEIGKRLAALAEQREGPLSEGRRNQELARFSRAPLVIGVVSVPKDSPKIPQWEMFLSGGMAAMNLMIAANALGYGTNMISNWYSDVPEGRAILGLSPQERVVGFVHIGSYQGPAPERPRPDPAKLYADYAGPWAG, encoded by the coding sequence ATGGCGTCGCCGATCATCGACTTCCTGCTCACCCGCAATTCCGCGCCGATTCCCGACCTCAAGGAACCCGGGCCGAGCGATGCCGAGATCGCGACGATGATCGCGGCGGCCTCGCGCGTTCCCGACCACGGCCGGCTCGAGCCCTGGCGCTTCATCCTTTATCGCGGCGAGGCGCGCGTCGAGATCGGCAAGAGGCTGGCGGCACTCGCCGAGCAGCGCGAGGGGCCGCTGTCGGAAGGCCGGCGCAACCAGGAATTGGCGCGCTTTTCGCGCGCGCCGCTGGTGATCGGCGTCGTGTCGGTGCCGAAGGACAGCCCGAAGATCCCGCAATGGGAGATGTTCCTGTCGGGCGGCATGGCGGCCATGAACCTGATGATCGCGGCCAATGCTCTGGGCTATGGCACCAACATGATCAGCAACTGGTATTCCGATGTCCCGGAGGGCAGGGCGATCCTCGGGCTCTCGCCGCAGGAGCGCGTCGTCGGCTTCGTCCATATCGGCTCCTATCAGGGGCCTGCGCCGGAGCGGCCACGGCCTGATCCGGCGAAGCTCTATGCCGATTACGCCGGCCCCTGGGCCGGCTAG
- the folE gene encoding GTP cyclohydrolase I FolE: MDAVIKKIMPPSDYLDKPVTDRPSEAEVEAAVRTLLRWTGDNPDREGLVDTPKRVTKAFREMFNGYDMCPADELGRTFEEVAGYDDLVIVKDIKFHSHCEHHMVPIIGKAHVGYLPDGKVVGLSKIARVVDIFAHRLQTQEAMTAQIAGVIQDVLNPRGVAVMLEAEHMCMAMRGIRKQGSTTLTSTFTGVFKDAPEEQVRFVTMVRAGG, translated from the coding sequence ATGGATGCCGTCATCAAGAAAATCATGCCTCCGTCCGACTATCTGGACAAGCCTGTCACCGACCGGCCGAGCGAAGCCGAGGTCGAGGCCGCCGTGCGCACGCTGTTGCGCTGGACCGGCGACAATCCGGACCGCGAAGGCCTGGTCGACACGCCCAAGCGTGTCACCAAAGCCTTCCGCGAAATGTTCAACGGTTACGACATGTGCCCGGCCGACGAGCTTGGCCGCACCTTCGAGGAAGTGGCCGGCTATGACGACCTCGTCATCGTCAAGGACATAAAGTTCCATTCGCATTGCGAGCACCACATGGTGCCGATCATCGGCAAGGCGCATGTCGGCTACCTGCCGGACGGCAAGGTCGTCGGCCTGTCGAAGATCGCGCGTGTCGTCGACATCTTCGCGCATCGCCTGCAGACGCAGGAAGCGATGACCGCCCAGATCGCCGGCGTCATCCAGGACGTGCTCAACCCGCGCGGCGTCGCCGTCATGCTCGAGGCCGAGCATATGTGCATGGCCATGCGCGGCATCCGCAAGCAGGGCTCGACCACGCTGACCTCGACCTTCACCGGCGTCTTCAAGGACGCCCCCGAGGAACAGGTCCGCTTCGTCACCATGGTGCGCGCGGGCGGCTGA
- the thrS gene encoding threonine--tRNA ligase, which translates to MPNSVSLTFPDGSVRDYDAAMTGAALAESISKSLAKKAVAYSLDGTIRDLSDPLGTSGKVEIITREDPRALELIRHDTAHVLAEAVQELWPGTQVTIGPVIENGFYYDFARNEPFTPDDFPVIEKKMREIIARNKPFTKQVWSREKAKKVFAEKGERYKVELIDAIPEDQDIKIYAQGDWFDLCRGPHMASTGQIGNAFKLMKVAGAYWRGDSNNPMLTRIYGTAWADQAQLDAYQTLLEEAEKRDHRKLGREMDLFHFQEEGPGVVFWHAKGWKMVQNLINYMRRRLDEHGYQEVNAPQVLDKSLWETSGHWGWYRDAMFKVTVAGDDTDDDRVFALKPMNCPGHVQIFKHGLKSYRELPVKLAEFGNVHRYEPSGALHGLMRVRGFTQDDAHIFCTEEQLAAECLRINDLILSTYADFGFDEVSVKLSTRPDKRVGTDEAWDHAEAIMSNVLETIRTRSGNRIKTSINPGEGAFYGPKFEYVLKDAIGREWQCGTTQVDFNLPERFGAFYIGSDSEKKQPVMVHRAVCGSMERFLGILIENYSGHFPLWFAPLQVVVATITSDADEYALKVVERLKAAGLLAEADLRNEKINYKVREHSLAKVPVILVCGKREAEEETVNVRRLGSRDQESLKLEDAVKALADEAVSPDRKRRAAA; encoded by the coding sequence ATGCCGAATTCCGTTTCCCTGACATTTCCCGATGGTTCCGTCCGCGACTACGATGCGGCGATGACCGGTGCTGCCCTTGCCGAGTCGATCTCCAAGTCGCTGGCGAAGAAGGCCGTGGCCTACAGCCTCGACGGCACCATACGCGATCTTTCCGATCCGCTCGGCACGTCCGGCAAGGTCGAGATCATCACCCGCGAGGATCCGCGCGCGCTGGAGCTCATCCGCCACGATACGGCGCATGTGCTGGCCGAGGCCGTGCAGGAATTGTGGCCGGGAACCCAGGTGACGATCGGGCCGGTGATCGAGAACGGGTTCTATTACGACTTCGCGCGCAACGAACCATTCACGCCGGACGATTTCCCGGTGATCGAGAAGAAGATGCGCGAGATCATCGCCCGCAACAAGCCGTTCACCAAGCAAGTGTGGTCGCGTGAGAAAGCGAAGAAGGTCTTCGCCGAGAAGGGCGAGCGCTACAAGGTCGAGCTGATCGACGCCATCCCTGAGGATCAGGACATCAAGATCTATGCGCAGGGAGACTGGTTCGATCTCTGCCGCGGTCCGCACATGGCCTCGACCGGCCAGATCGGCAACGCCTTCAAGCTGATGAAGGTCGCCGGCGCCTATTGGCGTGGTGACTCGAACAATCCGATGCTGACGCGCATCTACGGCACTGCCTGGGCCGACCAGGCGCAGCTCGACGCCTACCAGACGCTTCTGGAGGAGGCCGAGAAGCGCGACCACCGCAAGCTCGGCCGCGAGATGGACCTGTTCCATTTCCAGGAAGAGGGGCCGGGTGTCGTCTTCTGGCACGCCAAGGGCTGGAAGATGGTGCAGAACCTGATCAACTATATGCGCCGCCGCCTCGACGAGCACGGCTATCAGGAAGTCAACGCGCCGCAGGTGCTGGACAAGAGCCTGTGGGAGACGTCGGGACACTGGGGCTGGTACCGCGATGCGATGTTCAAGGTCACCGTCGCCGGCGACGACACCGACGACGACCGCGTCTTCGCGCTGAAGCCGATGAACTGTCCCGGTCACGTGCAGATCTTCAAGCATGGGTTGAAGTCTTACCGAGAACTGCCTGTCAAGCTTGCGGAGTTCGGCAATGTTCATCGCTACGAGCCATCGGGCGCGCTGCACGGGCTGATGCGCGTGCGCGGCTTCACGCAGGACGACGCGCATATCTTCTGCACCGAGGAGCAGCTCGCCGCCGAGTGCCTTCGCATCAACGATCTCATCCTGTCCACCTATGCCGATTTCGGCTTCGACGAGGTCAGCGTGAAGCTGTCGACCCGGCCGGACAAGCGCGTCGGCACCGACGAGGCCTGGGACCATGCCGAGGCGATCATGAGCAATGTGCTGGAGACGATCCGTACGCGCTCCGGCAACCGCATCAAGACCTCGATCAATCCGGGCGAGGGCGCCTTCTACGGGCCGAAATTCGAATATGTGCTGAAGGACGCCATCGGCCGCGAATGGCAATGCGGTACCACGCAGGTCGACTTCAACCTGCCCGAACGTTTCGGCGCCTTCTACATCGGCTCGGATTCCGAGAAGAAGCAGCCTGTGATGGTGCATCGCGCCGTCTGCGGCTCGATGGAGCGCTTCCTCGGCATCCTGATCGAGAACTATTCCGGCCATTTCCCGCTGTGGTTCGCGCCATTGCAGGTGGTGGTGGCGACGATCACCTCGGATGCGGACGAATACGCCTTGAAAGTCGTCGAGCGGCTGAAGGCGGCGGGGCTGCTCGCCGAAGCGGACCTGCGCAACGAGAAGATCAACTACAAGGTGCGCGAGCATTCGCTGGCCAAGGTGCCGGTCATCCTCGTCTGCGGCAAGCGCGAGGCCGAGGAGGAAACCGTCAATGTCCGCCGGCTGGGCTCCCGCGACCAGGAATCGCTGAAGCTCGAGGACGCGGTGAAGGCTCTCGCCGACGAGGCGGTTTCGCCGGATCGCAAACGCCGCGCAGCAGCCTGA
- the hisI gene encoding phosphoribosyl-AMP cyclohydrolase, translating to MSAVEFPKAPSDKKALEEGSVLSPRFDAAGLVTVVVTDAGDGMLLMVAHMNAEALALTLETGIAHYWSRSRSALWKKGETSGNFQHVVEMRTDCDQDAIWLRVKVLGQDATCHTGRRSCFYRTVGLNDGRATLADDGSRPLFDADKTYRKPV from the coding sequence ATGTCGGCAGTCGAATTCCCGAAAGCTCCTTCGGACAAGAAAGCGCTCGAGGAAGGCTCCGTCCTTTCGCCGCGCTTCGACGCCGCGGGCCTCGTCACCGTCGTCGTGACGGACGCCGGTGACGGCATGCTGCTGATGGTCGCGCATATGAATGCCGAGGCGCTCGCGCTTACGTTGGAGACCGGCATCGCCCATTACTGGTCGCGCTCGCGCAGCGCCCTGTGGAAGAAGGGCGAAACCTCGGGCAATTTCCAGCACGTCGTCGAGATGCGCACGGATTGTGACCAGGACGCGATATGGTTGCGCGTCAAAGTGTTGGGCCAGGACGCAACTTGTCACACCGGACGGCGTTCCTGCTTTTATCGGACGGTGGGGCTGAACGACGGCAGAGCGACGCTTGCCGACGACGGCAGCAGGCCGCTGTTCGATGCGGACAAGACGTATCGGAAGCCGGTGTGA
- the yidD gene encoding membrane protein insertion efficiency factor YidD yields the protein MGDHHGHIHGVRPVQRGRNWPGPWRKTPGRVLGTSLVRLYQLTLSGFVGNSCRHLPTCSEYAHEAIARHGLWAGGWMGLFRVLRCGPFGTHGIDRVPETLASRYVWFMPWRYWQIGKRGGQPEI from the coding sequence ATGGGCGACCATCACGGCCATATACATGGCGTCCGGCCGGTCCAGCGGGGGCGCAATTGGCCGGGGCCTTGGCGCAAGACGCCCGGGCGCGTGCTCGGCACATCGCTCGTGCGCCTCTATCAGCTGACGCTCTCAGGCTTCGTCGGCAACAGCTGCCGGCATCTGCCGACCTGCTCCGAATACGCGCATGAGGCAATCGCCCGTCATGGCCTGTGGGCCGGCGGCTGGATGGGACTGTTCCGGGTCCTGCGCTGCGGGCCGTTCGGAACGCATGGCATCGACCGCGTGCCGGAGACGCTTGCGTCGCGCTATGTCTGGTTCATGCCCTGGCGCTACTGGCAAATCGGCAAGAGAGGCGGCCAACCCGAAATCTGA
- a CDS encoding patatin family protein, translating into MLEWASLRSRSDVREANGPASSGGLPDPKSGRQTGISLALGGGCARGWAHIGVLRALDEAGIEVSMIAGTSIGALVGGCYLAGKLDELEEFARSLTKRRIFGLLDLNLRGSGLFGGMKLDQRLREHLDGARFEDLSKPFVAVASEIRTGHEIWLSSGSLVTAMRASYALPGVFEPVACNGRVLVDGALVNPVPVSVCRAYEQPLVVAVNLHYDLFGRAAVIKHSAGELLVENDAPRPGQINSQSHQTRLGITGVMVEAFNIIQDRISRARLAGDPPDMSLQPKLSHIGLTEFHRADEAITLGYQATKAQISELTRLQSVLV; encoded by the coding sequence ATGCTCGAATGGGCGTCATTGCGCAGCAGATCTGACGTTCGGGAGGCCAATGGCCCCGCATCGTCCGGCGGCTTGCCCGATCCGAAGTCCGGCAGGCAAACCGGCATCTCGCTGGCGCTCGGCGGCGGATGCGCCCGCGGCTGGGCCCATATCGGCGTGCTGCGCGCGCTTGACGAGGCCGGCATCGAAGTGTCGATGATCGCCGGCACCTCGATCGGTGCCCTGGTGGGCGGCTGCTATCTTGCCGGCAAGCTCGACGAGTTGGAAGAATTCGCCAGAAGCCTGACCAAGCGGCGCATCTTCGGACTTCTCGACCTCAATCTGCGCGGCAGCGGCCTGTTCGGCGGCATGAAGCTCGACCAGCGCTTGCGCGAGCACCTCGACGGTGCCCGCTTCGAGGACCTGTCTAAGCCCTTCGTCGCGGTCGCCTCCGAAATCCGCACCGGCCACGAAATCTGGCTCTCGAGCGGCTCGCTCGTCACCGCCATGCGCGCCTCCTACGCGCTGCCGGGCGTCTTCGAGCCGGTGGCCTGCAACGGCCGCGTGCTGGTCGACGGCGCGCTGGTCAATCCGGTGCCGGTCTCGGTCTGCCGCGCCTACGAGCAGCCGCTGGTCGTGGCGGTGAACCTCCACTACGATCTGTTCGGGCGTGCGGCCGTCATCAAGCACAGCGCCGGCGAGTTGCTCGTCGAGAACGACGCGCCTCGCCCCGGCCAGATCAATTCCCAGTCGCATCAGACACGTCTCGGCATCACCGGCGTCATGGTCGAGGCCTTCAACATCATCCAGGACCGGATCTCGCGCGCCAGGCTGGCCGGCGATCCTCCGGATATGTCGCTGCAGCCGAAACTCAGCCATATCGGCCTGACGGAATTCCACCGCGCCGACGAGGCGATCACCCTCGGCTACCAGGCGACGAAGGCGCAGATCAGCGAGCTGACCCGGCTGCAATCCGTTCTGGTGTGA